The Novosphingobium sp. MMS21-SN21R genome contains a region encoding:
- a CDS encoding Gfo/Idh/MocA family oxidoreductase, with product MLKVAVIGLGLAAEPHLLSLADLKDTIQVVQVASRGSGARKGLAESLGFRVSADVDAAITEPGTDAVILLTPPSSHLELARNAFECGKDVLVEKPLDISLERASALVAAAERAGRRLGVVLQHRFRPGAVRLRQVVQAGELGEVVAASLNFMWWRPQSYYDEPGRGTYHRDGGGVLLTQAIHSIDLLLSLVGPLDLIASVPTTTSIHKMEAEDHVVALLRTVRGASVSFAATTACFPGRPEVIELIGTSGTAILTGGLLEVTWHDGRVETAGYSGSSGSGAGIMAFDHQAHREVLREFHAAIEAGRSPVPSGEDALAAQRLITKMMGRA from the coding sequence ATGCTCAAGGTTGCCGTGATCGGTCTCGGGCTTGCGGCTGAGCCCCATCTGCTGAGCCTTGCAGACTTGAAGGATACGATACAGGTCGTCCAGGTCGCCAGCAGAGGGTCGGGCGCGCGCAAGGGACTGGCCGAAAGCCTCGGGTTTCGGGTTAGCGCCGATGTCGACGCGGCGATAACGGAACCCGGAACAGACGCGGTCATACTGCTGACCCCCCCGAGTTCACATCTGGAGTTGGCACGAAACGCTTTCGAGTGCGGCAAGGATGTGCTGGTCGAAAAGCCACTCGACATATCGCTCGAGCGCGCATCGGCCCTTGTCGCCGCAGCCGAGCGCGCGGGACGCAGGCTCGGGGTGGTCCTGCAGCATCGCTTTCGCCCGGGCGCGGTGCGGCTCAGGCAAGTGGTGCAGGCGGGAGAACTGGGCGAAGTGGTGGCCGCGAGCCTCAATTTCATGTGGTGGCGGCCGCAATCCTATTACGACGAGCCGGGGCGGGGGACATACCATCGCGACGGCGGGGGAGTCTTGCTCACGCAGGCAATTCACAGCATTGATCTACTGTTGTCGCTGGTCGGGCCGTTGGACCTGATCGCCTCCGTACCGACCACGACAAGCATTCACAAAATGGAGGCCGAAGATCACGTCGTGGCGCTGCTGCGCACGGTGCGCGGAGCCAGTGTCAGTTTCGCGGCGACGACGGCCTGCTTCCCGGGTCGTCCCGAAGTGATCGAGCTGATTGGCACGAGCGGGACGGCGATCTTGACCGGTGGGCTTCTGGAAGTGACCTGGCACGATGGCAGGGTGGAAACAGCCGGCTACAGCGGCAGCTCCGGATCAGGCGCCGGGATAATGGCGTTCGATCACCAAGCGCACCGCGAGGTCTTGCGCGAATTTCATGCCGCGATCGAAGCCGGTCGAAGCCCGGTGCCGTCCGGGGAAGATGCACTGGCCGCTCAACGGCTGATCACGAAAATGATGGGCCGCGCGTAG